The nucleotide window CCGACGATCAGGAACCCTGCCCATGCCCGTCAACGTCCTGATGCCCGCCCTGTCGCCGACGATGGAGAAGGGCAACCTCGCCAAATGGCTCAAGAAGGAGGGCGACGCGGTGAAATCCGGCGACGTCCTCGCCGAGATCGAAACCGATAAGGCGACGATGGAAGTCGAGGCCATCGACGAAGGCATCCTCGCCAAGATCATCGTGGCCGAGGGCACCGCCGACGTGCCGGTGAACGACCTCATCGCCATCATCGCCTCCGAGGGCGAGGACCCGGCCACCGTCCAGGCCTCGGGCAACGGCGCGGCCAAGGCGGAGGCTCCCAAGGAGCCGGCCAAGGCCGACACGGCTGCACAGAACACGACGCCCGGCGGCGGCCACATGTCCCACGAGCGGGTGAACGAGGCACCTGATGGGGCCAAGCCCGGAGCTTCGGCAGCCTCGTCCGGCGGTCGCGTCGTCGCTTCGCCGCTCGCCAAGCGCATCGCCAAGCTGGAAGGGATCGATCTCTCGGCCGTCTCCGGGTCCGGCCCGCAAGGCCGCGTGATCGAGCGCGACGTCCGCGCCGCCATCGCCAGCGGCTCGGCCAAGGTCGGCGCTCCGAAGGCGGCGGCTCCGGCATCCGCACCGGCCGCCGCCCCGGCTCAGGCCGCAGCACCCGCGAAGGCCGCGGCCCAGGGGCTCACGACCGATCAGGTCCGTGGCTTCTACCAGAAGGGCGCCTACGAAGAGGTTCCCCTCGACGGCATGCGCAAGACCATCGCCAAGCGCCTCACCGAGGCGATGCAGGTGGCGCCGCACTTCTATCTCACGGTGGATTGCGAACTCGACGCGCTGATGGCCCTGCGTGAGCAGCTCAACAAGAGCGCCGGCTCCACCAAGGACGGCAAGCCGCTGTTCAAGCTCTCGGTCAACGACTTCGTCATCAAGGCGATGGGCCTCGCGCTGATGCGGGTGCCGGCCGCCAATGCCGTCTGGGCCGAGGACCGGATCCTGCGCTTCAACAACGCCGAGGTCGGCGTGGCTGTCGCCATCGACGGCGGCCTGTTCACCCCGGTGATCCGCAAGGCCGACCAGAAGACCCTCTCCACCATCTCCAACGAGATGAAGGATTTCGCCGGCCGGGCGCGGGCCAAGAAGCTGAAGCCGGAGGAGTATCAGGGCGGCGTCACCTCCGTCTCGAACCTCGGCATGTTCGGCATCAAGCACTTCACGGCGGTGATCAACCCGCCGCAATCCTCGATCCTGGCGGTGGGTGCCGGCGAGAAGCGTGTCGTGGTCAAGGACGGCGCACCGGCCGTGGTCCAGGTGATGACCGCCACCCTCTCCTGCGACCACCGCGTCCTCGACGGGGCTCTGGGCGCCGAGCTGATCTCGGCCTTCAAGGGCCTGATCGAGAACCCGATGGGGCTTCTGGTGTGACCAGACCGACGTTCCGGCTCGTTTCGGCCTTGCTCGCCGGACTCGGTCTCTCGGCCTGTGTCTCGGCCGAAGATCGTGCGGCGAACGAGGCGAAGGTTCTCTCCGCAAGAGACGATGCCGGACTTCGTCCAGAGCGCAAGCGGATGAGCCTCGATGACGCGAAGGTCGCGTTCGTCGGCAAGACGAGGAACGTCAAGGCGTATCAGTTCGGCTCGCAGGTCAGTTACATGGCCCCGGACGGCTCGGTGTATCTCTGGTTTCCCGGCAACCCCGTGGTGCTTCAGGGCAAGTGGAGCTTCAAGGAATCCGGAGGCTTCCGTCCCTATGCCGGGAAGCCTGTGAGCGAGACGAGCCTGTGTTTCGATTACGGACCGAACACCGTCAATGCCTGGTCGCGTCGGCGCAGCGGGACGGAATGTATTCCATCGGATACGGCGGTTTTGACAACCGTTGAAAGTGAAAGCGGAGACGTCTTCGGATTAGCCGGCAGGACAGAAGTACCGTTCGTCTTACCTCGTGAGAAGACGACCCTGGCCGACCTTCGCAAGCGCGTCGGTCTCAGGAGCTAAGGATCACGCTCGCAGCGAGACCACCCCCATACCCGGCCCCTCCCCATAAGGGGGAAGGGATTAGGAGCGCGCCATGTCCAACACCTACGACATCCTCGTCATCGGCGCCGGTCCCGGCGGCTATGTGGCGGCCATCCGGGCGGCGCAGCTCGGGTTCAAGACCGCGGTGATCGACCGCGAGCATCTCGGTGGCATCTGCCTGAACTGGGGCTGCATCCCGACGAAGGCGCTGCTGCGTTCGGCCGAGATCTACCATTACATGCAACACGCCTCGGATTACGGGCTGTCGGCCGAGAAGGTCGGGTTCGACACCGCCGCCATCGTCAAGCGTTCGCGCGGGGTCTCGACCCGGCTCAACGGCGGCGTCGGCATGCTGCTCAAGAAGAACAAGGTCGACGTGATCTGGGGCGAAGCGGTCATCGAGACGGGCGCCAAGGGCAACGAGCCCGGCAAGGTCACGGTGAAGGAGACCAGCCGAGCACCGGCTCCCAAGGGCGCGCTCGCCGCCGGCTCCTACTCGGCCAAGCACATCATCGTCGCCACGGGTGCCCGCCCCCGCGCGATCCCCGGCATCGAGCCGGACAAGAAGCAGATCTGGACCTATTACGAAGCCATGGTGCCGGAGGCGATGCCCAAGAGCCTGCTCGTCATGGGTTCGGGCGCCATCGGCATCGAGTTCGCCTCGTTCTACCGCACCATGGGCGCCGAGGTGACGGTCATCGAGCTGCTGCCGCAGATCCTTCCCGTGGAGGATGCCGAGATCGCCGGCCTCGCCCGCAAGCGCTTCGAGAAGCAGGGCATCAAGATCCTCACCGGCGCCAAGGTGACGAAGGTGGAGAAGGCGGCGAATTCCGTCACCGCCACCATCGAGACCACGGACGGCAAGACCCAGCAGCTGACGGCGGAGAAGCTGATCTCGGCGGTCGGCGTCGTCGGCAACATCGAGAATCTCGGCCTCGACAAGGTCGGCGTCACCATCGAGCGCGGCATCGTCGTCACCGATGGTCTCGGCAAGACCAACGTTCCGGGCATCTACGCCATCGGCGACGTCGCCGGCCCGCCGATGCTCGCCCACAAGGCCGAGCATGAGGGCGTGCTCTGCGTCGAGACGATCAAGGGCCTGCACACCCACGCCATGGACAAGGCCAAGATCCCCGGCTGCACCTATTGCCAGCCTCAGATCGCCAGCGTCGGCCTCACCGAGGCCAAGGCCAAGGAGCAGGGTTTCGCCGTCAAGGTCGGCCGCTTCCCCTTCGCCGGCAACGGCAAGGCCATCGCGCTGGGCGAGCCGGACGGTCTGGTGAAGACGGTGTTCGACGCCAAGACCGGCCAGCTGCTCGGCGCCCACATGATCGGCGCGGAAGTTACCGAGCTGATCCAGGGCTACGTCGTCGCCATGAACCTGGAGACGACGGAAGAGGACCTGATGCACACAGTCTTCCCGCATCCCACGCTGAGCGAAATGATGCACGAGAGCGTGCTCGATGCCTACGGCAAGGTGATCCATTCCTGAGCCCCGGGTGATGTCCACAGGCTTCTCACGATCCAGGTAAGGATCCGTTAACCCTTGTGGCGTGTTCTGTCTTCGTTCTCAATGCGAGTCGGAGACGGGCCATGCCGAAGACGCTGACCGGAATCAGGAGCGAGGGTGAGACGATGCCGGGCAGCCATTGCCCGGTCGAGGAGATCGCCCAAGCCTATCTCAGCAGCACGGAGGGCGATGCGGGCATCGCCCTCCGTTGCGCCATCAGCGATGCCCTGTCCGACCTGTTGCAGGCCGAGCGCCGGGCGCGCGAGACCAGCCGCCTGATCTCGCGCGGCTATGTCCGCGCCGCGATGCGTGGGTGAGGAGCTACGCAGAACCCATCGGTTGAAGGGCAGCCGAACAGGTGCATGGTACCTCGCATCTCAACGAGGACGATCATGCGCCATTGTCTCGCCGCCCTGCTGTCGGGCCTCGCCCTCGCGGCCGTGGCATGTCCGGCCTCCGCCGACCTGCGCGTGATCATCGACAAGGACGCCCAGCGGATGAGCGTCGCCGTGGACGGCGACGTCCGCCATAGCTGGCCGGTCTCCACAGGTCTGGTCCGCTACGACACGCCCAATGGGGCCTACCGGCCGTTCCGGATGGAGACGACGCATTTCTCCCGCGAATGGGACAATGCGCCGATGCCGCATGCGATCTTCTTCAGCCAGGCCGGCCACGCCATCCACGCCACCAACCAGACCCGCCATCTCGGCCGCCCGGCCTCCCACGGCTGTATCCGGCTCTCTCCGCGCAATGCCGCGACGCTGTTCACACTGGTGAAGCAGCAGGGCATGGGGGCAACGCGCATCGTCGTCGAAGGCAGCGCCTCCGCTCCCGTCGCCAGTCTCCGCAGGCCGGAGCCGCAGCGGGTCGCGCGGCACTCGGACCGTCTTCGCCGAGCCATGACACAAGGCGAACGAGACAAAGCCTGGGAGGCGGAAAACTACTACACTGCGCCGATCACGCGCGTATCCCGCGATCGGCTGGATGAGCGGTACGGCTATGGCCCGATCGTCGTTTACGATGGCGGATACTAGCGAAGGGGACGCCCTTCCTCATACTCGACGGATGCGTGCCCTCGTCCCCGAACCGCTCCCCGATAGCCGGGTCGGCATCACTGCGTCCGCGACGCACCGCTCACCCGCCAGATCACCTTGCCCACATCATCGCTGACCAGCAGCGCGCCGGTCTTGTCCAGGATCACGCCCACGGGACGCCCCTGCGCCTTCTCGTCCGCGTCGAGGAAGCCGGTGAGCGCGTCCACCGGCTGTCCGGCCGGCTTGCCGTCCTTGAAGGGGACGTAGATCACCTTGTAGCCGCTCTTCGGGCGGCGGTTCCATGAGCCGTGCTGGGCCACGAACATCCCGCTCTTCCACGCCTCCGGTAGCGAGGAGGCGAAGGAGAAGGCGAGGCCGAGGGAGGCGGTGTGGGTGCCGACCGCGTAGTCGGGTGCGATCGCCGTGGCGACGAGTTCCGGCTTCTGCGGCGAGACGCGCTCGTCCACGTGTTGGCCCCAGTAGCTGTAAGGCCAGCCGTAGAAGCCGCCTTCCTTCACGGACGTGATATAATCGGGCACGAGATCGCTGCCGATCTCGTCGCGCTCGTTCACCGCCGTCCAGAGGGCACCGGTGGCGGACTCGAAGGCGAGGCCGTTGGGGTTGCGCAGGCCCGTGGCGAAGGCGCGCATCTGCTTGGTCGCGATCGTGTATTCCCAGATCGCTGCGCGACCCGTCTCCTTGTCGATTCCGTTCTCGGCCACGTTGCTGTTCGATCCGACGGTGATGAACAGCTTGGTGCCATCCGGGCTGGCAATGACGTTCTTGGTCCAGTGGTGGTTGATGCCGGAGGGCAGGTCGACGACCTTCTCGGGTTTCGCAGTGATCTCGGTCTGGCCCGGCGCATAGGGCACCTTCACCACGGCATCCGCATTGGCGACGTAGAGATCGCCGCCGACCAGCGCCATGCCGAAGGGCGAGTGCAGGCCGCCGAGGAAGGTGTGGCGCTCCTCGGCGAGGCCGTCGCCATCGGTGTCGCGCAGGAGCACGATCCTGTCCGGGCTCGGCACGCCGGCGCCGGCTAGGCTCTTCACCTTGTCGGCGACCCAATCGGCGATGCCGGTGGAGGGGTCATCGGTCTTGGGCTTGTTGGTTTCGGCCACCAGAACGTCGCCGTTGGGCAGAAGATACATCCAGCGCGGATGCTCGAATCCTTCCGCATAGGCCGCGACCTGAAGTCCGGCGGCGGGTTTCGGCTTGGCGCCGTTCTCCCAGCGGGCGACACGGGCAATGTTCACCGTCGGCATCAGCGTCGGGTTGGGAGCGGGGAGGGTTGGGTTGGCGCCTTCCCCGGCCGACGCCGTGAGGCTCGCTTTCTCGGGGTAGACGACGAAGCGGACGAACGCCGCCCCGCCGAGCAGCACGACGGCCAGGGCCGCGAGGCCGAGCTTCGAACCATTTCGCATCACAGTGACCCCGCGCCGATGTCCATGCCCTCGATGGGCGCCATCCGCTCAGGACAAGCGCCGAAGGGCGATTTGGCTCCGGCGAAGCGTGGATCAGGCGGGAGTCGACCCCCGTCGCGCCGCGTTCCTGCGTGCGGCACCGGCGCGCGCCGCAATTCCATCGGAGAGCGGCACCCGCGTGCGCGGAGCCCTGTCGCCCTGCAGAGGTGCCGACGCGAGGTTGCCGAAATCCTCGCGAAACTGATCGATGATGTCGCCGGACGTCTCGACGCAGCGGCCGATGTAATGCGGCAGCGAGGGCGGGGCCGCGAACCCCTCCGACAGGAGGCGCGTGTTGTCGAAGGTCACGTTGAGTTCGCAGAACCGGTAATAGGCCTGCAGCGCCCGGAACATCGCGATCTTGATCGCCTCGTCCATGCCGAACACCGCGGCGAAGCGCGCCTGGAGGGTCGCCCGGTCGCTGGCGGCGAATTCGTCGTAATGGCGCGGGCTGTCGGCCGGGTCGACGAGGTCGAGGGTGCGGCCGAGGTCGCTCCAACGGGTGCGGCTCTTCAGTCCGGCGGAGAGGTGATAGATCCTGTGGGCGAGATCCGGTCTCTCCAGCATCTCCACCAGCGTGTTCGCCACCCAATCGATCGGCACGATGTCGACGGTTCCGTCGCGGTCGCCGGCCACGAGGCGCAGCCGGTCGCAGGCGCGGATCACCCAGAGAATGCTCGAGCCGGGGCGCGCGCCGAGCGTCGAGTGGCCGAGCACGATCGAAGGGCGTGCCACGACCACCGGCAGGTCCGCGAACCGGGCGGCGAGGGACGTCTCGGCGGCGGCTTTCGAGGCGCTGTAATGCACGAGGTGCCTGGCCTCGGCATCGGGGTAGCGCGTCTCGTCCATGATCGCCGGCGGGTTGCCGCCGCAGATCATCGCCGTGCTGACGTGGAGGAAACGGGTCAGATTCTTCATCCGCGACGCGCGCCTGGCGAGGGACAGGGTGCCGTCGTGGTTGGTCCGGTGAACCTTCTCCTGCGCCCACCAGGAGGTGTCGGCGGCCAGATGCAGGACCTGCGTCACCGAATCGAGGCGCGGATCGCCGATCTGATCGGCCTTGGTGAAATCGCCCGCCACGATCTCCACACGCTGCGCGAGACGCTGGGCGTTCAGGGCGCTGGTGAAGCGGCCGAGGCGCGCCGCGATTCGCTGGCGCCCGGCTTCCGCATCGGAGGCCCGCACCAGGCAGACCCATTCCGTCCCCGTCTTCGCGGCCAGGGCGCGGTGCAAGACGGCACCGCCGATGAGCCCTGT belongs to Methylobacterium sp. 77 and includes:
- a CDS encoding pyruvate dehydrogenase complex dihydrolipoamide acetyltransferase is translated as MPVNVLMPALSPTMEKGNLAKWLKKEGDAVKSGDVLAEIETDKATMEVEAIDEGILAKIIVAEGTADVPVNDLIAIIASEGEDPATVQASGNGAAKAEAPKEPAKADTAAQNTTPGGGHMSHERVNEAPDGAKPGASAASSGGRVVASPLAKRIAKLEGIDLSAVSGSGPQGRVIERDVRAAIASGSAKVGAPKAAAPASAPAAAPAQAAAPAKAAAQGLTTDQVRGFYQKGAYEEVPLDGMRKTIAKRLTEAMQVAPHFYLTVDCELDALMALREQLNKSAGSTKDGKPLFKLSVNDFVIKAMGLALMRVPAANAVWAEDRILRFNNAEVGVAVAIDGGLFTPVIRKADQKTLSTISNEMKDFAGRARAKKLKPEEYQGGVTSVSNLGMFGIKHFTAVINPPQSSILAVGAGEKRVVVKDGAPAVVQVMTATLSCDHRVLDGALGAELISAFKGLIENPMGLLV
- a CDS encoding sorbosone dehydrogenase family protein, coding for MRNGSKLGLAALAVVLLGGAAFVRFVVYPEKASLTASAGEGANPTLPAPNPTLMPTVNIARVARWENGAKPKPAAGLQVAAYAEGFEHPRWMYLLPNGDVLVAETNKPKTDDPSTGIADWVADKVKSLAGAGVPSPDRIVLLRDTDGDGLAEERHTFLGGLHSPFGMALVGGDLYVANADAVVKVPYAPGQTEITAKPEKVVDLPSGINHHWTKNVIASPDGTKLFITVGSNSNVAENGIDKETGRAAIWEYTIATKQMRAFATGLRNPNGLAFESATGALWTAVNERDEIGSDLVPDYITSVKEGGFYGWPYSYWGQHVDERVSPQKPELVATAIAPDYAVGTHTASLGLAFSFASSLPEAWKSGMFVAQHGSWNRRPKSGYKVIYVPFKDGKPAGQPVDALTGFLDADEKAQGRPVGVILDKTGALLVSDDVGKVIWRVSGASRTQ
- the lpdA gene encoding dihydrolipoyl dehydrogenase, with the translated sequence MSNTYDILVIGAGPGGYVAAIRAAQLGFKTAVIDREHLGGICLNWGCIPTKALLRSAEIYHYMQHASDYGLSAEKVGFDTAAIVKRSRGVSTRLNGGVGMLLKKNKVDVIWGEAVIETGAKGNEPGKVTVKETSRAPAPKGALAAGSYSAKHIIVATGARPRAIPGIEPDKKQIWTYYEAMVPEAMPKSLLVMGSGAIGIEFASFYRTMGAEVTVIELLPQILPVEDAEIAGLARKRFEKQGIKILTGAKVTKVEKAANSVTATIETTDGKTQQLTAEKLISAVGVVGNIENLGLDKVGVTIERGIVVTDGLGKTNVPGIYAIGDVAGPPMLAHKAEHEGVLCVETIKGLHTHAMDKAKIPGCTYCQPQIASVGLTEAKAKEQGFAVKVGRFPFAGNGKAIALGEPDGLVKTVFDAKTGQLLGAHMIGAEVTELIQGYVVAMNLETTEEDLMHTVFPHPTLSEMMHESVLDAYGKVIHS
- a CDS encoding SDR family oxidoreductase: MSRILLTGATGLIGGAVLHRALAAKTGTEWVCLVRASDAEAGRQRIAARLGRFTSALNAQRLAQRVEIVAGDFTKADQIGDPRLDSVTQVLHLAADTSWWAQEKVHRTNHDGTLSLARRASRMKNLTRFLHVSTAMICGGNPPAIMDETRYPDAEARHLVHYSASKAAAETSLAARFADLPVVVARPSIVLGHSTLGARPGSSILWVIRACDRLRLVAGDRDGTVDIVPIDWVANTLVEMLERPDLAHRIYHLSAGLKSRTRWSDLGRTLDLVDPADSPRHYDEFAASDRATLQARFAAVFGMDEAIKIAMFRALQAYYRFCELNVTFDNTRLLSEGFAAPPSLPHYIGRCVETSGDIIDQFREDFGNLASAPLQGDRAPRTRVPLSDGIAARAGAARRNAARRGSTPA
- a CDS encoding L,D-transpeptidase; translation: MRHCLAALLSGLALAAVACPASADLRVIIDKDAQRMSVAVDGDVRHSWPVSTGLVRYDTPNGAYRPFRMETTHFSREWDNAPMPHAIFFSQAGHAIHATNQTRHLGRPASHGCIRLSPRNAATLFTLVKQQGMGATRIVVEGSASAPVASLRRPEPQRVARHSDRLRRAMTQGERDKAWEAENYYTAPITRVSRDRLDERYGYGPIVVYDGGY